From Kineosporia corallincola, one genomic window encodes:
- a CDS encoding bifunctional phosphopantothenoylcysteine decarboxylase/phosphopantothenate synthase → MGRRIVLGVGGGIAAYKACLLLRLFKEAGHDVRVVPTQAALNFVGAPTWAALSGHPVSTSVWDDVDEVPHVRIGQQADLVVVVPATADLLARAAHGLADDLLTNVLLTARCPVMLAPAMHTEMWTHPATVANVATLRERGVHVVDPASGRLTGADTGPGRLPEPEQLFTAAVALLPAASAQPVAVRHPEARPGDRPAHGVPGAGSSSSSVLAGRRVVISAGGTREPLDPVRFLGNRSSGRQGVALARAALDRGAKVTLVSGSIEVAPPPEADLVRVETALQMRDAMTEAVRDADVVVMAAAVADFRPSEVARHKIKKTVDDEDAPVVTLVRNPDILAGLVAARRPGQVVVGFAAETGDDTGTALEHATAKLARKGCDLLVLNDVSAGKVFGKDDTEVVVLAADGTVTPVPPGSKERVAEAIWDAVLPLVNQDG, encoded by the coding sequence ATGGGCCGCCGCATCGTCCTGGGCGTCGGTGGCGGCATCGCCGCCTACAAGGCGTGTCTCCTTCTGCGCCTGTTCAAAGAGGCAGGGCATGATGTCCGGGTGGTTCCGACCCAGGCCGCGCTGAACTTCGTCGGCGCGCCGACCTGGGCGGCCCTGTCCGGGCACCCGGTCTCGACCTCGGTCTGGGACGACGTGGACGAGGTGCCGCACGTCCGGATCGGCCAGCAGGCCGACCTGGTCGTGGTGGTGCCGGCAACCGCGGACCTGCTCGCCCGGGCCGCTCACGGCCTGGCTGACGACCTGCTCACCAACGTGCTGCTCACCGCGCGATGCCCGGTGATGCTGGCACCCGCGATGCACACCGAGATGTGGACGCATCCGGCCACCGTCGCCAATGTCGCCACTCTGCGTGAGCGCGGCGTCCACGTGGTCGATCCCGCCAGCGGCCGGCTGACCGGCGCCGACACCGGCCCGGGCCGGCTGCCCGAGCCGGAACAACTCTTCACCGCGGCGGTGGCCCTGCTCCCGGCGGCCTCCGCACAGCCTGTCGCCGTCCGGCACCCCGAGGCCCGGCCGGGCGACCGCCCGGCGCACGGCGTGCCGGGCGCGGGCTCCTCGTCGTCCTCAGTTCTGGCCGGCCGACGTGTCGTGATCTCGGCGGGCGGCACCCGCGAACCGCTCGACCCGGTGCGGTTCCTCGGCAACCGGTCCTCGGGCCGGCAGGGTGTCGCGCTGGCCCGGGCAGCCCTCGACCGGGGCGCGAAGGTCACGTTGGTCTCCGGGTCGATCGAGGTGGCCCCGCCGCCTGAAGCCGACCTGGTACGCGTCGAGACCGCCCTCCAGATGCGCGACGCGATGACCGAAGCGGTGCGGGACGCCGACGTGGTGGTGATGGCCGCCGCGGTGGCCGACTTCCGGCCGTCCGAGGTGGCCAGGCACAAGATCAAGAAAACGGTGGACGACGAGGACGCGCCGGTCGTCACGCTCGTCCGCAACCCCGACATCCTGGCCGGCCTGGTGGCCGCGCGCCGCCCCGGGCAGGTGGTGGTGGGATTCGCCGCGGAGACCGGCGACGACACCGGCACCGCACTGGAGCACGCCACCGCCAAGCTCGCCCGCAAGGGCTGCGACCTGCTGGTGCTCAACGACGTGTCGGCCGGGAAGGTGTTCGGGAAGGACGACACGGAGGTCGTCGTGCTGGCGGCCGACGGCACCGTCACGCCGGTACCGCCCGGCTCCAAGGAGAGAGTCGCCGAGGCGATCTGGGACGCCGTCCTGCCCCTTGTCAACCAGGATGGTTAG
- the rpoZ gene encoding DNA-directed RNA polymerase subunit omega encodes MSGTVANPEGITNPPIDDLLSTVDSKYSLVIFAAKRARQINAYYSQLGEGLLEYVGPLVETHVQEKPLSVAMREINEGLLTAEKHD; translated from the coding sequence GTGTCCGGAACTGTTGCCAACCCCGAAGGCATCACCAACCCGCCGATCGACGACCTGCTGTCGACGGTGGATTCCAAGTACTCGCTGGTGATCTTCGCGGCCAAGCGCGCGCGGCAGATCAACGCGTACTACTCCCAGCTGGGCGAGGGCCTGCTGGAGTACGTCGGCCCGCTGGTCGAGACCCACGTGCAGGAGAAGCCGCTCTCGGTCGCCATGCGCGAGATCAACGAAGGTCTGCTGACCGCCGAGAAGCACGACTGA
- the gmk gene encoding guanylate kinase: MVRPGRLTVLAGPTAVGKGTVAADIRRRYEQIWLSVSVTTRPPRPGEQEGVHYYFVDDAEFDKLAEAGQLLEWAVVHGRHRYGTPRAAVEAVLAQGRPALLEIDLQGARQVRQNMPGAFFVFLKPPSLDELVRRLVGRGTEDSEERERRLRTAEVEMAAEAEFDISIVNDDVTRATDELVSWMGLTPTKRVDSHH, from the coding sequence GTGGTTCGGCCAGGACGGCTGACGGTGCTGGCAGGGCCGACAGCGGTGGGGAAGGGTACGGTCGCGGCTGATATCCGCCGCCGCTACGAGCAGATCTGGCTCTCCGTCTCGGTCACCACCCGGCCTCCTCGGCCGGGTGAGCAAGAAGGCGTCCACTACTACTTCGTGGATGACGCCGAGTTCGACAAGCTGGCTGAAGCAGGCCAGTTGCTGGAGTGGGCGGTGGTGCACGGCCGGCACCGGTACGGCACCCCGCGCGCCGCGGTCGAGGCGGTTCTGGCGCAGGGCCGTCCGGCCTTGCTGGAGATCGACCTGCAAGGCGCACGGCAGGTCCGGCAGAACATGCCGGGCGCGTTCTTCGTCTTCCTCAAGCCGCCCAGCCTGGACGAACTGGTCCGCCGGCTGGTCGGGCGTGGTACCGAGGACAGTGAGGAGCGGGAGCGTAGGCTCCGCACCGCGGAGGTCGAGATGGCCGCCGAGGCCGAGTTCGACATCAGCATCGTGAACGACGATGTCACGCGGGCCACTGACGAGCTCGTATCATGGATGGGTCTGACCCCTACCAAGCGGGTCGACTCGCACCACTGA
- the mihF gene encoding integration host factor, actinobacterial type: protein MALPPLTPEQRAAALVKAAEARRARAEIKNRLKYSQGSLGEVIKEGQENEVIGKMKVSALLEALPGVGKVRARQIMEEIGISESRRVRGLGSNQIAALVKRFGS, encoded by the coding sequence GTGGCTCTGCCCCCCCTGACTCCCGAGCAGCGGGCCGCCGCCCTGGTGAAGGCGGCCGAGGCTCGGCGTGCGCGTGCCGAGATCAAGAACAGGCTCAAGTACTCGCAGGGCTCTCTCGGGGAAGTGATCAAAGAGGGGCAGGAGAACGAGGTGATCGGCAAGATGAAGGTGTCGGCGCTTCTCGAGGCCCTGCCCGGCGTGGGCAAGGTGCGTGCCCGTCAGATCATGGAAGAGATTGGCATCTCCGAGTCCCGGCGTGTGCGTGGCCTCGGCTCCAACCAGATCGCTGCGCTGGTCAAGCGCTTCGGGAGCTGA
- a CDS encoding GTP-binding protein: protein MAYADSDPNQRPGVRATAVKLLIAGGFGVGKTTMVGTISEIPPLRTEELITEVSRGVDDLSGVEQKKTTTVALDFGRITISPELVLYLFGTPGQDRFWFMWDELAEGAIGAVVLADTRRLESCFPAVDFFERRGIPFVIGVNCFDGDAGYLPDEVREALDLDHRVPVVMADVRQRDSCKELLVTLAEHAITMATATPA from the coding sequence ATGGCATACGCCGACTCTGACCCGAACCAGCGGCCCGGGGTACGCGCGACGGCGGTGAAGCTGCTCATCGCGGGTGGCTTCGGAGTCGGGAAGACCACCATGGTGGGCACGATCAGCGAGATCCCGCCGCTGCGCACCGAGGAGCTGATCACCGAGGTCAGCCGCGGGGTCGACGACCTGTCCGGGGTCGAGCAGAAGAAGACCACCACGGTCGCGCTCGACTTCGGCCGGATCACGATCAGCCCGGAGCTGGTGCTCTACCTGTTCGGCACCCCCGGCCAGGACCGTTTCTGGTTCATGTGGGACGAGCTGGCCGAGGGCGCGATCGGCGCCGTCGTGCTGGCCGACACCCGCCGGCTGGAGAGCTGCTTCCCGGCCGTCGACTTCTTCGAGCGTCGCGGCATCCCGTTCGTCATCGGCGTGAACTGTTTCGACGGTGACGCCGGCTACCTGCCCGACGAGGTCCGTGAGGCCCTCGACCTCGACCACCGGGTCCCGGTGGTGATGGCCGACGTACGCCAGCGCGACTCCTGCAAGGAGCTGCTGGTGACGCTGGCCGAGCACGCCATCACGATGGCCACCGCGACTCCGGCCTGA
- a CDS encoding DUF742 domain-containing protein: MTPADQHWFDEEAGPLVRPYALTRGRTTSKQRDLAMITLVVALQRVTPQLADQLEPEGLQIVTMCQHPKSIAEVSADLGLPLSVVKILIGDLIDRQLLMFRSAVTPDINVLQAVINGIRRL, encoded by the coding sequence GTGACCCCGGCGGATCAGCACTGGTTCGACGAGGAGGCCGGGCCTCTGGTCCGCCCGTACGCACTGACCCGCGGGCGCACCACCAGCAAGCAACGCGATCTCGCGATGATCACGCTGGTGGTCGCCCTGCAACGGGTGACTCCCCAGCTGGCCGACCAGCTGGAGCCCGAAGGGCTCCAGATCGTCACCATGTGCCAGCACCCCAAGTCCATCGCCGAGGTGTCTGCCGATCTGGGCCTGCCGCTCAGCGTCGTGAAGATCCTCATCGGTGACCTGATCGACCGGCAGTTGCTCATGTTCCGGTCGGCGGTCACCCCCGACATCAACGTCCTTCAGGCGGTTATTAATGGCATACGCCGACTCTGA
- a CDS encoding roadblock/LC7 domain-containing protein, giving the protein MTQNSAMGGLDWLVEDLLRRLPGADRAIVLSSDGLLIGRSSNLTRDDGEHLAAVASGFQSLARGTGRHFGGGGVRQTVVEMDNYFLVVTAAGQGACLALLADVNADMGMVAYEMNLLVKQVGTYLSSQPRAEEAPGVGPR; this is encoded by the coding sequence ATGACGCAGAACAGCGCGATGGGTGGCCTGGACTGGCTGGTGGAGGATCTGCTCCGCCGTCTGCCGGGCGCGGACCGGGCGATCGTTCTCTCGTCCGACGGCCTGCTCATCGGCCGGTCCAGCAACCTCACCCGTGACGACGGCGAGCACCTGGCCGCGGTGGCCTCCGGCTTCCAGAGCCTGGCCAGAGGCACCGGACGTCACTTCGGTGGCGGCGGTGTCCGGCAGACCGTGGTCGAGATGGACAACTACTTCCTGGTCGTCACCGCGGCCGGTCAGGGTGCGTGTCTCGCGCTCCTGGCCGACGTGAATGCCGACATGGGCATGGTGGCGTACGAAATGAACCTGCTGGTCAAGCAGGTCGGTACCTACCTCAGCTCGCAGCCGCGGGCCGAGGAGGCCCCAGGGGTCGGGCCGAGGTGA
- a CDS encoding sensor histidine kinase: MIGWVPSLSLLVIGVTLAGILAFNAWDLRGANSVVKDSLGSSQSFIPEARRELLLSAAYLADDSSENKTRLDAQRARTDQALATIQADAGSLADSAPPELDPVFAEFAARLGQMATVREQIDSKQASVLDATEFWGSMISQIADTVRALARVAPNGNASVEERSAADLIETIRSLAAGNGLAYVAFSNEGLTADEYQAFVKTGGTYRAELESIGESLPADEQARLKEITDSDAWRQQAKVEQAVLEADALTLKEKRALANGSATSSGTTNDSSAGADNSATDASSLPTGSLALSDEKPTRAQLNNGNLHAELPIASSAWETANDELTQSLTDFALLHLDYSSSLAVDAAQSEVNYAVYGGAAALLFGIAVFVITTRESNRLASRLRGLRDGSLDLANNRLPALVSGLRTGEVDEETRQMPKLNFGRDEIGEVADAFNHAQDVAVTAAVQEAETRAGLREVFLNIAYRSQVIVHRQLGVLEKAERYEEDPEQIELLFELDHLATRARRNAENLVILGGGQPGRRWRNSVDLLQVVRSSISEAQDYARVSIGRLPRLSINGGAVADVIHLLAELVDNATSFSPPMSKVEVRGNLVGKGLVLEIEDQGLGIPADKLTELNEMLKTAPDFHALTLREEPRLGMFVVAQLAAGQNIRVTLTPSPAYGGTKAVVLIPADLFDASGSSLTGAQPALALDGTEPADAAVGPGSRSLHERMAITGEMTGEITVIPSSDQPASPDRRNGAPALSVAPSEPRTATGPMDRLGRREPRGGASRTESRSDSRPDSRSDSRGSEPVPPTPLRGRPSGPGQPSAPQASRAGEPGPTVNPQARADYLASRGGGAPVPAVAPGTASLPMRTPGAPQNIAPGFAPAKGAPTPPAGLRGAGGGAGAGVTGLAGAPNGTAGPSAPAPRSGGGGRPELPRRTRQAHLSDRLKNQPVPGVPGAPESGEPTGPIDPEAARSRMAAFQRGTQRGRTERPNGGA; encoded by the coding sequence ATGATCGGCTGGGTCCCCAGCCTGTCGCTGCTGGTGATCGGTGTAACCCTTGCCGGAATCCTGGCCTTCAACGCCTGGGACCTGCGCGGCGCCAACAGCGTCGTGAAAGACAGTCTCGGGTCGTCCCAGTCGTTCATCCCGGAGGCCCGGCGCGAGCTCCTGCTCAGCGCGGCCTACCTGGCGGACGACTCGTCCGAGAACAAGACCCGGCTCGACGCCCAGCGGGCACGCACCGACCAGGCCCTCGCCACGATCCAGGCCGACGCCGGATCACTGGCCGACAGTGCGCCCCCGGAGCTCGACCCGGTGTTCGCCGAATTCGCCGCGCGGCTCGGGCAGATGGCCACGGTGCGCGAGCAGATCGACAGCAAACAGGCCTCGGTGCTCGACGCCACCGAGTTCTGGGGCAGCATGATCAGCCAGATCGCCGACACCGTGCGGGCCCTGGCCCGGGTGGCCCCGAACGGTAACGCCTCGGTGGAGGAACGTTCCGCGGCCGACCTGATCGAGACCATCCGCTCGCTGGCCGCCGGCAACGGCCTGGCCTACGTGGCGTTCTCGAACGAGGGCCTGACGGCCGACGAGTACCAGGCCTTCGTCAAGACCGGCGGCACCTACCGCGCCGAGCTGGAGTCGATCGGCGAGTCGCTGCCGGCCGACGAGCAGGCCCGGCTCAAGGAGATCACCGACAGCGACGCCTGGCGTCAGCAGGCCAAGGTCGAGCAGGCCGTGCTGGAGGCCGACGCGCTCACGCTGAAGGAGAAGCGGGCGCTCGCCAACGGCAGCGCCACGAGCAGCGGCACCACGAACGACAGCTCGGCGGGCGCCGACAACTCGGCGACCGACGCCAGCAGCCTGCCCACCGGCTCGCTCGCGCTGTCCGACGAGAAGCCCACCCGGGCCCAGCTGAACAACGGCAACCTGCACGCCGAGCTGCCGATCGCGTCCTCCGCCTGGGAGACGGCCAACGACGAGCTCACCCAGTCGCTGACCGACTTCGCCCTGCTGCACCTGGACTACTCCTCCTCGCTGGCCGTCGACGCGGCCCAGTCCGAGGTGAACTACGCGGTCTACGGCGGTGCGGCGGCCCTGCTCTTCGGCATCGCGGTCTTCGTCATCACCACCCGTGAGTCCAACCGCCTGGCCTCGCGTCTGCGCGGTCTGCGGGACGGCTCGCTGGACCTGGCCAACAACCGTCTGCCTGCCCTGGTCTCCGGCCTGCGCACCGGTGAGGTGGACGAGGAGACCCGGCAGATGCCGAAGCTGAACTTCGGCCGGGACGAGATCGGTGAGGTGGCCGACGCGTTCAACCACGCGCAGGACGTCGCCGTCACCGCGGCCGTGCAGGAGGCCGAGACCCGGGCCGGCCTGCGCGAGGTCTTCCTGAACATCGCCTACCGCAGCCAGGTGATCGTGCACCGACAGCTGGGCGTGCTGGAGAAGGCCGAGCGTTACGAGGAGGACCCGGAGCAGATCGAGCTGCTGTTCGAGCTCGACCACCTGGCCACCCGCGCCCGCCGCAACGCCGAGAACCTGGTCATCCTCGGCGGCGGTCAGCCCGGCCGTCGCTGGCGCAACTCGGTCGACCTGCTCCAGGTGGTCCGCTCGTCGATCTCCGAGGCGCAGGACTACGCCCGGGTGTCGATCGGCCGCCTGCCCCGGCTGTCGATCAACGGTGGTGCAGTCGCCGACGTCATCCACCTGCTCGCCGAGCTGGTCGACAACGCCACCTCGTTCTCCCCGCCGATGTCCAAGGTCGAGGTCCGGGGCAACCTGGTCGGCAAGGGCCTGGTGCTGGAGATCGAGGACCAGGGCCTGGGCATCCCGGCCGACAAGCTGACCGAGCTCAACGAGATGCTGAAGACGGCCCCCGACTTCCACGCGCTGACCCTGCGCGAGGAGCCGCGCCTGGGCATGTTCGTGGTCGCCCAGCTGGCCGCGGGCCAGAACATCCGGGTCACCCTGACCCCGTCGCCGGCCTACGGCGGCACCAAGGCCGTCGTGCTGATCCCGGCCGACCTGTTCGACGCCAGCGGCAGCAGCCTGACCGGCGCGCAGCCGGCCCTGGCGCTGGACGGCACCGAGCCGGCCGACGCCGCGGTCGGCCCGGGCTCCCGGTCGCTGCACGAGCGGATGGCGATCACCGGGGAGATGACCGGTGAGATCACCGTCATCCCCTCGTCCGACCAGCCCGCGTCGCCGGACCGCCGCAACGGCGCCCCCGCGCTGTCCGTGGCGCCGTCCGAGCCGCGCACCGCGACCGGCCCGATGGACCGGCTGGGCCGGCGGGAGCCGCGGGGCGGTGCCTCGCGCACCGAGTCCCGCAGCGACTCCCGTCCCGACTCCCGTTCCGACTCCAGGGGTTCCGAGCCGGTGCCGCCCACGCCGCTGCGTGGCCGGCCGTCCGGTCCCGGTCAGCCCTCCGCGCCGCAGGCCTCCCGGGCCGGCGAGCCCGGCCCGACGGTGAACCCGCAGGCCCGCGCCGACTACCTGGCCTCGCGCGGCGGGGGAGCCCCGGTTCCCGCGGTCGCCCCGGGCACGGCGAGCCTGCCGATGCGCACCCCGGGCGCGCCGCAGAACATCGCGCCGGGCTTCGCGCCGGCCAAGGGCGCCCCGACGCCGCCGGCCGGCCTGCGCGGTGCCGGTGGTGGTGCCGGCGCCGGCGTGACCGGCCTGGCCGGTGCGCCCAACGGCACCGCGGGCCCCTCGGCCCCGGCCCCGCGCTCGGGTGGTGGCGGGCGTCCCGAACTGCCCCGCCGGACCCGGCAGGCGCACCTGTCCGACCGGCTGAAGAACCAGCCGGTGCCGGGTGTGCCGGGCGCACCCGAGTCCGGTGAGCCCACCGGGCCGATCGACCCGGAGGCGGCGCGCAGCCGGATGGCGGCGTTCCAGCGTGGTACCCAGCGAGGCCGGACGGAGCGCCCCAACGGTGGCGCCTGA
- the pyrF gene encoding orotidine-5'-phosphate decarboxylase encodes MSAESFGNRLRTTTSARGPLCVGIDPHPALLAKWGLDDDVAGLERFTLTTVEALAGQVAVIKPQAAFFERFGSAGVAVLEKAVAGIREGGALSIVDAKRGDIGSTMAAYADAFAGAASPLAGDAVTVSPFLGFGSLRPLLDLAARTGRGVFVLALTSNPEGGQVQHAVNGDGRTVAQTVIDAVAAENAGAQPLGSVGVVVGATVTGVGREHDLSALNGPILAPGIGAQGATADDLKAVFGPALGQVLPNSSREVLGAGPTVAGLREAASRTLEAVSSALGS; translated from the coding sequence CTGTCCGCCGAGTCTTTCGGCAACCGCCTGAGGACGACGACGAGCGCGCGCGGGCCGCTCTGCGTCGGCATCGACCCGCACCCGGCTCTGCTGGCGAAGTGGGGCCTGGACGACGACGTCGCCGGGCTCGAGCGCTTCACGCTGACCACGGTGGAGGCCCTGGCCGGACAGGTCGCGGTGATCAAGCCGCAGGCCGCGTTCTTCGAGCGGTTCGGCTCGGCCGGGGTGGCGGTGCTGGAGAAGGCCGTCGCCGGCATCCGCGAGGGCGGTGCGCTGAGCATCGTCGACGCCAAGCGCGGCGACATCGGCTCGACCATGGCCGCCTACGCGGACGCCTTCGCGGGCGCCGCGTCCCCGCTCGCCGGTGACGCGGTGACCGTCTCGCCGTTCCTCGGATTCGGTTCGCTGCGGCCGCTTCTCGACCTGGCGGCGCGGACCGGCCGGGGCGTGTTCGTGCTGGCCCTGACCTCCAACCCGGAGGGCGGGCAGGTGCAGCACGCGGTGAACGGCGACGGGCGCACCGTGGCGCAGACCGTGATCGACGCGGTGGCGGCCGAGAACGCCGGGGCGCAGCCGCTCGGCTCGGTCGGCGTGGTGGTCGGCGCGACCGTGACCGGGGTCGGCCGTGAGCACGACCTCTCGGCCCTGAACGGCCCGATCCTGGCGCCCGGCATCGGTGCCCAGGGGGCGACGGCCGACGACCTGAAGGCGGTCTTCGGTCCGGCGCTCGGGCAGGTGCTCCCGAACTCCTCGCGTGAGGTGCTGGGGGCCGGGCCCACCGTCGCGGGTCTGCGTGAGGCTGCCTCGCGCACCCTGGAGGCGGTGAGCTCCGCTCTCGGATCGTGA